GACCTTTTGAATTGCTATTACAACCTATCGAACATAAATGTTTCGTGGCAAATGCTTTAGAAACGGTGGATAAAGTCGCTGTCCGGGCGTACCGGAAGGAAAATAGGTGGAGTTTAAGATTGAGCGGCCAACATCTCTTCCCATATCTTGATGGTCTCCTCGGCCTCTTCCCGGTCCACCACCTGGATCGCAAATCCGGCGTGGATGATGACATATTCGCCCACCCCCGCCTTGACCAGCGAAACGTTGACCTTTCTGGTCACTCCGCCGAAATCGACGTCCGCATCCTTACCTTCAATGCTAAGAATCTTACCTGGGACAGCTAGGCACATTTTTTTCACCCTGCCATGATCTTCAGGATCGCTTCCGCCGGCTGGCCATCGGTGGCCATGAGCGCTTCGATCGCCTTTTCCCTCGA
The DNA window shown above is from Methanomassiliicoccales archaeon and carries:
- a CDS encoding HypC/HybG/HupF family hydrogenase formation chaperone, producing MCLAVPGKILSIEGKDADVDFGGVTRKVNVSLVKAGVGEYVIIHAGFAIQVVDREEAEETIKIWEEMLAAQS